The Cetobacterium ceti genome has a window encoding:
- a CDS encoding WYL domain-containing protein has product MKKIRVTVTEDLWRLLKKDSEEFGINSNRLCNYLLEKCKYSKEIKLNENLEKQNKSLKKIIQFDLNVMNENIYYDILKENNVEIEAEYFRELFQIYSSKFKYQRELFIFEDKVEILLESILKKKKMKIIYLGEIYIINPYFIKREEQGDENFIFSYNETLKKYENFKLKELEIITLLNEEILILDKKYIENIRKNFDPFLGNGNIIKVRLTSIGETLLKSLTNYRPKLKRKEGDIYYFEIASENAKLYFAPFMKEAEILEPISLRKEMKKALLETLEIYK; this is encoded by the coding sequence ATGAAAAAAATTAGAGTTACTGTAACAGAAGATTTATGGAGACTTTTAAAAAAAGATTCTGAGGAATTTGGTATAAATAGTAATCGATTATGTAATTATTTATTAGAGAAATGTAAATATTCTAAGGAAATAAAATTGAATGAAAATTTAGAGAAACAAAATAAATCTTTAAAAAAAATAATCCAATTTGATTTAAATGTTATGAATGAAAATATATATTATGACATTTTAAAAGAAAATAATGTAGAAATAGAAGCAGAATATTTTAGAGAATTATTTCAAATATATTCTTCTAAATTTAAATATCAAAGAGAACTATTCATTTTTGAAGATAAAGTTGAAATTTTGTTAGAAAGTATCTTGAAAAAGAAAAAAATGAAAATAATATATTTAGGAGAAATTTATATTATTAACCCTTATTTTATAAAAAGAGAAGAACAAGGAGATGAAAATTTTATATTTTCATATAATGAAACTTTAAAAAAATATGAAAATTTTAAATTAAAAGAATTAGAAATTATAACTCTTTTAAATGAGGAAATTTTAATTTTAGATAAAAAATATATAGAAAATATAAGAAAGAATTTTGATCCATTTTTAGGAAATGGAAATATTATAAAAGTAAGATTAACTTCTATAGGAGAAACTTTATTAAAAAGTTTAACAAATTATAGACCAAAGTTAAAAAGAAAAGAGGGAGATATTTATTATTTTGAAATTGCTTCTGAAAATGCAAAATTATATTTTGCTCCTTTTATGAAAGAAGCAGAAATTTTAGAACCAATTTCATTAAGAAAAGAAATGAAAAAAGCTCTTTTAGAAACTTTAGAAATATATAAATAA
- the cysK gene encoding cysteine synthase A: MAIKNSIIETIGRTPIVKLNSIESYGNEIFLKLEGANPGRSTKDRIALKIIEDGEKKGLINKDTVIIEATSGNTGIALAMICAVKKYKLVIIMPDTMSIERQKLLKAYGAELILTDGHKGMKECLMKMDELKEKYENHFIPDQFKNPNNPLAHYDGTAVEILEDMNNNLDVFIAGTGTGGSFSGTAKRLKEEVPSIKTYSVEPSSSPLLTKGYIGSHKIQGMGMSAGFIPPVYNNELADEVLVSEDDAAFEYTMRLAREEGILSGISTGAVVNAAVNFAKENENKGLKIVVLSTDSGEKYLSEFV, translated from the coding sequence ATGGCAATAAAAAATTCTATTATTGAAACTATCGGGAGAACACCTATCGTTAAGTTAAATTCTATTGAGTCTTATGGAAATGAAATTTTTCTAAAATTAGAAGGAGCTAATCCAGGGAGAAGTACAAAAGATAGAATCGCTCTTAAGATAATTGAAGATGGAGAAAAAAAAGGCTTAATAAATAAAGATACAGTTATAATTGAGGCAACTAGTGGAAATACAGGAATTGCATTAGCAATGATATGTGCTGTTAAAAAATATAAATTAGTTATAATAATGCCTGATACTATGAGTATAGAAAGACAAAAACTTTTAAAGGCTTATGGAGCAGAGCTTATTTTAACTGACGGGCATAAAGGGATGAAAGAATGTTTAATGAAAATGGATGAATTAAAAGAAAAGTATGAAAATCATTTTATACCTGATCAATTTAAGAATCCAAATAATCCTTTAGCACATTATGATGGAACAGCTGTAGAAATTTTAGAAGATATGAATAATAATTTAGATGTATTCATTGCAGGAACAGGAACAGGAGGTAGTTTTTCTGGAACAGCAAAAAGATTAAAAGAAGAAGTACCTAGTATAAAAACATATTCAGTTGAACCTAGTAGTTCTCCTTTATTAACAAAGGGATATATAGGATCTCATAAAATTCAAGGGATGGGAATGAGTGCAGGATTTATTCCACCAGTATATAATAATGAGTTAGCTGATGAAGTTTTAGTTTCTGAAGATGATGCAGCTTTTGAATATACAATGAGATTAGCAAGAGAAGAGGGAATACTTTCAGGTATTTCAACAGGAGCAGTTGTTAATGCTGCTGTTAACTTCGCAAAGGAAAACGAAAATAAAGGATTAAAAATCGTAGTCTTATCTACAGATTCTGGTGAAAAATATTTATCTGAATTTGTGTAG
- the hpf gene encoding ribosome hibernation-promoting factor, HPF/YfiA family: MKITFIAGRNFIITEAIKNYAESKLTGLKKYFDAITEIQVTLSAVKSKNGPIQTAEVRVYIDGDLIKAVAVESDLYASIDKVEHILEKQLTKYKEKLRDNNHVNPQTSPKYTKTINYNEEENFIKYEKTSRIIPVSIHPKPMDIEEAILQLETLNKDFYVFKNSETGKMEVVYKKRNGDYGYIRQD, encoded by the coding sequence ATGAAAATTACCTTTATCGCTGGGAGAAATTTTATAATAACAGAAGCTATTAAAAATTATGCAGAATCTAAATTAACAGGGTTAAAAAAATATTTCGATGCTATAACAGAGATACAAGTGACATTATCTGCTGTAAAATCTAAAAATGGACCTATTCAAACTGCAGAAGTTAGAGTTTATATTGATGGAGATTTAATTAAAGCAGTTGCTGTAGAGAGTGATTTATATGCGTCTATTGATAAAGTAGAGCATATATTAGAAAAGCAATTAACTAAATATAAGGAGAAATTACGAGATAATAATCATGTAAATCCTCAAACTTCTCCTAAATATACTAAAACAATAAATTACAATGAAGAAGAAAATTTCATTAAATATGAAAAAACATCAAGGATTATTCCAGTTTCAATTCATCCTAAACCAATGGATATAGAAGAAGCAATTTTACAACTAGAAACTTTAAATAAAGATTTTTATGTTTTTAAAAATTCAGAAACAGGAAAAATGGAAGTTGTTTATAAAAAACGTAACGGAGATTATGGTTATATTCGCCAAGATTAG
- a CDS encoding DMT family transporter has translation MNSKVKGPLFMSLSALSFATMGSFTKALSVYQFSTFQILFFRGIIAGILIYISCGDKNQISLGGRSPKGKKLLFLRSLFGVIGAALYFFAISKINLANAVLLNNISPFWVIILAWIFLKEKPSKEGLIYLFMIFIGAILVIKPKMDFQVIYSLLGLASSLFAGAAYTYVRHLRTMDNPKNIVFWFSIYSGIFMIIPMFVYGFKMPTYYQLILLGAVGLCSAMGQMFLTMAYKVAPPSEVSIYQYLNIVFAGIYGIFIWDQIPDIYSVIGALIIIGSGFLNFLSIKNKK, from the coding sequence ATGAATAGTAAAGTAAAGGGCCCATTATTTATGAGTCTTTCAGCGCTTTCCTTTGCAACTATGGGTAGTTTTACTAAGGCGCTTAGTGTTTATCAATTTTCTACATTTCAAATTTTATTTTTTAGAGGGATAATAGCAGGTATACTTATTTATATAAGCTGTGGAGATAAAAATCAAATTTCTTTAGGTGGACGAAGTCCAAAAGGGAAAAAGTTATTATTTTTAAGATCTTTATTTGGAGTGATAGGAGCTGCCCTTTATTTTTTCGCAATTAGTAAAATAAACTTAGCTAATGCAGTATTATTAAATAATATATCACCTTTTTGGGTAATAATTTTAGCTTGGATATTTTTAAAAGAGAAACCTTCTAAGGAAGGATTAATTTATTTATTTATGATTTTCATTGGAGCTATTTTAGTTATTAAACCTAAAATGGACTTCCAAGTGATTTATTCTTTATTAGGACTAGCTTCCTCTTTATTTGCAGGAGCAGCCTATACTTATGTAAGACATTTGAGAACAATGGATAATCCTAAAAATATTGTATTTTGGTTTTCTATTTATTCGGGAATATTTATGATAATTCCTATGTTTGTATATGGATTTAAAATGCCTACTTATTATCAGTTAATTTTATTAGGAGCAGTAGGTCTTTGCTCAGCTATGGGACAAATGTTTTTAACAATGGCATATAAAGTAGCACCACCAAGTGAAGTTTCTATTTATCAATATTTAAATATAGTTTTTGCTGGAATTTATGGAATTTTTATATGGGATCAAATTCCAGATATATATTCTGTTATAGGAGCCTTAATAATAATCGGATCAGGGTTCTTAAATTTTCTTAGTATTAAAAATAAAAAATAA
- a CDS encoding sulfite exporter TauE/SafE family protein translates to MEELLILIITGLGIGMSLMGVSTSIIFSPLIVWAYGSKLGNGIMIIPYFIADIYITYKYRKDFNVKDTLKLVPFAFLGMILAIFLIPYISEEIFSKILGILIIITNLLFFIKNYEKKFKKFASFFGFFGGLSSYLANISGPIFNIYFLSLNKNQKNFIGNRALFFTFLNFIKLFLYFFIYKNISTYTLSRSLITIPFLFLGIFSTGFFLKKISSETFSKIIVFLSLIIAIYLLI, encoded by the coding sequence ATGGAAGAATTATTAATTTTAATAATAACTGGATTAGGAATTGGAATGAGTTTAATGGGAGTTTCAACATCAATAATATTTTCTCCTCTAATTGTATGGGCTTATGGTTCTAAACTAGGAAATGGTATTATGATAATCCCATATTTTATAGCTGATATCTATATTACCTATAAATATCGAAAAGATTTTAATGTTAAAGATACTTTAAAACTCGTTCCATTTGCTTTTTTAGGAATGATTTTAGCTATATTTTTAATTCCTTATATTTCAGAAGAAATATTTTCTAAAATTTTAGGAATCTTAATTATAATTACAAATTTATTATTTTTTATAAAAAATTATGAAAAAAAATTTAAAAAATTTGCAAGTTTCTTTGGATTCTTTGGAGGACTATCATCTTATTTAGCAAATATTTCTGGTCCTATTTTTAATATTTATTTTTTAAGTTTAAATAAAAATCAAAAAAATTTTATTGGAAATAGAGCTTTATTTTTTACTTTTTTAAATTTTATAAAACTTTTTTTATATTTTTTTATTTATAAGAATATTTCTACCTATACTTTATCTAGAAGTTTAATTACAATTCCTTTTTTATTCTTAGGAATATTTTCCACAGGATTTTTTCTAAAAAAAATATCTTCTGAAACTTTTAGTAAAATTATTGTTTTTTTAAGTTTAATTATAGCTATTTATCTTTTAATTTAA
- the celB gene encoding PTS cellobiose transporter subunit IIC, with amino-acid sequence MEKFMNLIEQKLMPVAAKIGQNRYLNSIKDGFVYTMPFLIIGSFILLIVNLPFTDPNTVLYMEWYAKLMASYKAALVQPFYVSMGVMSLFVAYGIGMSLANHYKLNGVTGGFLSLYAFMLTSAKLDWLPVGQAEGAAKLFLIPQGGWMPVMDARYLDAKGLFTAIIGGIIAIEIFRILVQKKFVIKLPDSVPPAIAKSFELLIPIVVVTILFHAFSIFVQSKLSLMIPELIMKGFAPLLHMSDSLPSVLLIIMVTHILWFAGLHGTNIVIAIVNAISLSNLAANQAALQAGQTLPKIFAGGFLDAYVYIGGAGATLGLAMAMVRSKNEHIKSIGKLSIIPSIFNINEPIMFGSPIVMNPLLLIPFIGIPMLNATIAWIATKYGIVEKVVSLVPWTTPGPIGALLSTNFSLTAFLLSFALVFLSFIIYTPFLRVYEKSLGEE; translated from the coding sequence ATGGAAAAATTTATGAATTTAATCGAACAAAAATTAATGCCTGTTGCTGCTAAAATCGGACAGAATAGATATTTAAATTCTATTAAAGATGGTTTTGTATATACAATGCCCTTTTTAATAATAGGATCTTTTATTCTTTTAATAGTTAATTTGCCTTTTACCGATCCAAATACAGTTTTATATATGGAATGGTATGCGAAATTAATGGCTTCTTATAAAGCTGCTCTTGTACAACCATTTTATGTTAGTATGGGAGTAATGTCATTATTTGTAGCGTACGGAATAGGTATGTCTTTGGCTAATCATTATAAGCTTAATGGAGTTACTGGTGGATTTTTATCATTATATGCTTTTATGTTAACTTCTGCTAAATTAGATTGGCTCCCTGTTGGACAAGCTGAAGGGGCAGCTAAACTATTTTTAATTCCACAAGGTGGATGGATGCCTGTAATGGATGCTAGATATCTAGATGCTAAAGGATTATTTACAGCTATTATCGGTGGTATTATTGCTATTGAAATTTTTAGAATATTAGTACAGAAAAAATTTGTTATAAAATTACCTGATTCTGTACCTCCTGCAATTGCAAAATCATTTGAATTATTAATTCCAATTGTAGTAGTAACAATTTTATTCCATGCATTTAGTATCTTTGTTCAAAGTAAATTAAGTTTAATGATTCCAGAGCTTATTATGAAGGGATTTGCACCTTTATTACATATGTCAGATTCATTACCTTCAGTATTATTAATTATAATGGTAACTCATATTTTATGGTTTGCTGGATTACATGGAACAAATATTGTTATAGCAATTGTTAATGCTATTTCTCTATCAAACTTAGCTGCTAACCAAGCTGCATTACAAGCTGGTCAAACTTTACCTAAAATATTTGCTGGTGGATTTTTAGATGCTTACGTATATATTGGTGGAGCAGGTGCAACTTTAGGATTAGCTATGGCAATGGTTAGAAGTAAAAATGAACATATTAAATCAATCGGTAAGTTATCTATAATTCCAAGTATATTTAATATAAATGAACCTATTATGTTCGGATCTCCTATTGTTATGAACCCGTTATTATTAATACCTTTTATTGGTATTCCAATGTTAAATGCAACTATTGCATGGATTGCTACAAAATATGGGATTGTTGAAAAAGTTGTTTCTTTAGTACCATGGACAACTCCAGGTCCAATAGGAGCTTTACTTTCTACAAATTTTAGTTTAACAGCATTCTTATTAAGTTTTGCTTTAGTTTTCTTATCATTCATAATTTATACTCCATTTTTAAGAGTATATGAAAAATCATTAGGAGAAGAATAA
- a CDS encoding PTS lactose/cellobiose transporter subunit IIA, producing the protein MSNLITTEQLEEVIFSIVGFAGEAKSHAYRALTLAEEGDFLGAEEALKECDGAVLQAHHVQTDMIQKEAGGNKVEISMLFVHAQDHLMTALSERELIKKLIRMNKRFYELEKKIDNK; encoded by the coding sequence ATGTCAAATTTAATAACAACAGAACAATTAGAAGAAGTAATATTTTCAATAGTAGGTTTTGCAGGAGAGGCTAAAAGTCATGCATATAGAGCATTAACATTAGCAGAAGAAGGAGATTTTTTAGGAGCAGAGGAAGCCTTGAAAGAATGTGATGGAGCAGTTTTACAAGCTCATCATGTACAAACTGATATGATTCAAAAAGAGGCTGGAGGAAATAAAGTTGAAATTTCGATGTTATTTGTTCATGCACAAGATCACTTAATGACAGCTTTATCAGAAAGAGAATTAATAAAAAAATTAATAAGAATGAATAAAAGATTTTATGAATTAGAAAAGAAAATAGATAATAAATAA
- a CDS encoding DUF871 domain-containing protein has product MREIGISIYPFHGTIEENKEYIKLAAKYGYTRIFTCLLSVQGDKELILKEFKETIEYANSFGMKVIVDVAPNIFNDLEISYDDLRFFHDIGAYGVRLDVGFTGNEESLMTFNKYDLAIEINMSNNTNYVDTIMDFIPNTDKLLGCHNFYPHRYTGLSREQFRNCTKRFKRYSLTTAAFVNAKSGTFGPWPVDDGLCTLEEHRDLAIEIQGRDLFSEGIDCVIISNCFASEEELSSLANINRSLLELEVNLENNIPTIEKKIVLDELHFNRGDISEYVIRSTQPRVKYKGLEFKLFNSPEVIKKGDILIESSLYGHYAGEMQIALKDMKNSGKTNVVGKIKEEYIYLLDRIKPWQKFKLIEK; this is encoded by the coding sequence TTGAGAGAGATAGGAATTTCTATTTATCCTTTCCATGGAACTATAGAAGAGAATAAGGAATATATAAAATTAGCTGCAAAATATGGCTATACTAGAATATTTACTTGTTTATTATCAGTTCAAGGAGATAAGGAACTAATATTAAAAGAGTTTAAAGAAACAATAGAATATGCAAATAGCTTTGGGATGAAAGTTATAGTAGATGTAGCCCCTAATATTTTTAATGATTTAGAAATATCTTATGATGATTTAAGATTTTTCCATGATATAGGAGCTTATGGAGTTAGATTAGATGTAGGATTTACTGGAAACGAAGAAAGTTTAATGACGTTTAATAAATACGATTTAGCTATCGAAATAAATATGAGTAATAATACTAATTATGTTGATACAATAATGGATTTTATTCCAAACACAGATAAATTATTAGGATGTCATAATTTTTATCCCCATAGATATACAGGACTTTCAAGGGAACAATTTAGAAATTGTACAAAAAGATTTAAAAGATATTCTTTAACTACAGCAGCTTTTGTTAACGCAAAGAGTGGAACTTTTGGTCCTTGGCCCGTGGATGATGGATTATGTACTTTAGAAGAGCATAGAGATTTAGCTATAGAAATTCAAGGAAGAGATTTATTTTCAGAAGGGATTGATTGTGTAATTATATCTAATTGTTTTGCTTCAGAAGAAGAATTAAGCTCTTTGGCAAATATAAATAGAAGTTTGTTGGAATTAGAAGTTAATTTAGAAAATAATATTCCTACAATAGAGAAGAAAATCGTTTTAGATGAATTACATTTTAATAGAGGAGATATAAGTGAATATGTAATAAGATCTACACAACCTAGAGTAAAATATAAAGGGTTGGAATTTAAACTATTTAATAGTCCTGAAGTGATAAAAAAAGGAGATATTTTAATAGAGTCGTCTTTATATGGTCATTATGCAGGAGAGATGCAGATAGCTTTAAAGGATATGAAAAATAGTGGAAAAACAAATGTTGTTGGAAAAATTAAAGAAGAGTATATATATTTATTAGATAGAATAAAACCTTGGCAAAAATTTAAGTTAATAGAAAAATAA
- a CDS encoding ABC transporter ATP-binding protein: MDKKKLLTLNKIEKKYNDKIILYNINLEIYEGDFIGITGESGSGKSTLLNILGGLDFPTKGDIYFKDINIQNLKEKEISKYRNENIGFIFQFHFLLPEFNVIENVLINVLIKKGKIEDKDKKRAIELLEYVGLKEKLNINIDKISGGEQQRVAIARSLINNPEIILADEPTGNLDSKTSEEIYKLLRKINKEYNTTFIIVTHSERISKRCDKIIKIIDGKI, translated from the coding sequence ATGGATAAAAAAAAACTATTAACTTTAAATAAGATTGAGAAAAAATATAACGATAAAATAATTTTATATAATATTAATTTAGAAATTTATGAAGGAGACTTTATAGGAATAACAGGTGAAAGTGGAAGTGGGAAAAGTACTTTATTAAATATTTTAGGAGGATTAGATTTTCCAACAAAGGGAGATATTTATTTTAAAGATATAAATATACAAAATTTAAAAGAGAAAGAAATATCAAAATATAGAAACGAAAATATTGGATTTATATTTCAATTTCATTTTTTACTTCCAGAATTTAATGTTATAGAAAATGTTTTAATAAATGTATTAATAAAAAAAGGAAAAATTGAAGATAAAGATAAGAAAAGAGCTATAGAGCTATTAGAATATGTTGGTTTAAAAGAAAAATTAAATATAAATATTGATAAAATATCAGGAGGTGAACAACAAAGAGTTGCTATAGCAAGGAGTTTAATTAATAATCCAGAAATTATATTAGCAGATGAACCAACAGGAAATTTAGATTCTAAAACTAGTGAAGAGATTTATAAGCTTTTAAGAAAGATAAATAAAGAATATAATACTACGTTTATAATTGTAACTCATAGTGAAAGAATTTCAAAAAGGTGTGATAAAATAATAAAAATAATTGATGGAAAAATTTGA
- a CDS encoding PTS sugar transporter subunit IIB — protein MKKILLLCSAGMSTSMVVKKMEAAAAAENIEVKIDAVGLEQFHELLSQYDVFLLGPQVRFKKPELAPIAAAAGKPLEVIDTMAYGTLNGKKILDFALSL, from the coding sequence ATGAAAAAAATATTATTATTATGTTCTGCTGGAATGTCAACAAGTATGGTTGTTAAAAAAATGGAAGCTGCTGCTGCTGCTGAAAATATAGAAGTAAAAATAGATGCTGTAGGTCTAGAGCAATTCCATGAATTATTATCTCAATATGATGTATTCCTTTTAGGACCACAAGTAAGATTTAAAAAACCTGAATTAGCACCAATTGCTGCTGCTGCTGGAAAACCTTTAGAAGTAATTGATACTATGGCTTACGGAACTCTAAATGGTAAAAAGATTTTAGATTTTGCTTTAAGTTTATAA
- a CDS encoding RepB family plasmid replication initiator protein has product MENFKFDIEKNDITIIPEKKITKKEKSFLESIENSKIKNKDTVVEYTLDEIYGIIGSKEDLEGFLEKFVKKRINITVFENNKEVYFASFPFVDFYIKVENNYKFYLSKAIEFIKEKNIFGEINILSTVLFKEKGSNSIYLEILKNKSKGSFIKEIDIFKKMIGIDIDNYERFYDFEKAVIKPIIEDINKLTDYSIQYEKIKKSAGITSKIKELKFTFYHKKFNNISLETDKLVNKLINKVTSFVSVTKLIEKSIINNGFEYVKNNLEYILENHSSPLDEHIKKGLEEDLYNKSKMKNENYLLVQEISDKFSHLFIFESRIYKELLKCKFYYNYHFLKILHKLKADEILKYKDENFKIEALYHSETKEGIIKIYKKQDEK; this is encoded by the coding sequence TTGGAAAATTTTAAATTTGATATTGAAAAAAATGATATTACTATAATTCCAGAAAAAAAAATAACTAAGAAAGAAAAAAGTTTTTTAGAATCTATAGAAAATTCTAAAATAAAAAATAAAGATACAGTTGTAGAATATACATTAGATGAAATATATGGAATTATTGGAAGCAAAGAAGATCTCGAAGGATTTTTAGAAAAATTTGTAAAAAAAAGAATAAACATTACAGTTTTTGAAAATAATAAGGAAGTTTATTTTGCCTCTTTTCCATTTGTTGATTTTTATATTAAAGTTGAGAATAATTATAAATTTTATCTTTCCAAAGCTATAGAGTTTATTAAAGAGAAAAATATTTTTGGAGAAATAAATATTTTATCTACAGTTTTATTTAAAGAAAAAGGAAGTAATTCTATTTATTTAGAAATTTTAAAAAATAAGAGTAAAGGTAGTTTTATTAAAGAAATTGATATTTTTAAGAAAATGATAGGAATAGATATAGATAATTACGAAAGATTTTATGATTTTGAAAAGGCTGTGATAAAACCAATTATAGAAGATATTAATAAATTAACAGATTATTCAATTCAATATGAAAAAATAAAAAAAAGTGCAGGTATAACTAGTAAAATAAAAGAGTTGAAATTTACCTTTTATCATAAAAAATTTAATAATATTTCTTTAGAGACTGATAAACTTGTAAATAAGTTAATAAATAAAGTAACTTCTTTTGTAAGTGTAACAAAATTAATAGAAAAAAGTATAATAAATAATGGGTTTGAATATGTGAAAAATAATTTAGAATATATTTTAGAAAATCATAGTTCACCTTTGGATGAACATATAAAAAAAGGACTAGAAGAAGATTTATATAATAAAAGCAAAATGAAAAATGAGAATTATTTATTGGTACAAGAAATAAGTGATAAATTTTCACATTTATTTATTTTTGAATCTAGAATTTATAAAGAATTATTAAAATGTAAATTTTATTATAATTATCATTTTTTAAAAATCTTACATAAATTAAAAGCAGATGAAATATTAAAATATAAAGATGAAAATTTTAAAATAGAAGCATTATATCATAGTGAAACAAAAGAAGGAATAATAAAAATATATAAAAAACAAGACGAAAAATAG